In Dioscorea cayenensis subsp. rotundata cultivar TDr96_F1 chromosome 11, TDr96_F1_v2_PseudoChromosome.rev07_lg8_w22 25.fasta, whole genome shotgun sequence, a single genomic region encodes these proteins:
- the LOC120271840 gene encoding protein mago nashi homolog: MANNGDQEEFYLRYYVGHKGKFGHEFLEFEFRPDGKLRYANNSNYKNDTMIRKEVFLTPAVLRECRRIIADSEIMKEDDNNWPEPDRVGRQELEIVMGNEHISFTTSKIGSLVDVQSSKDPEGLRIFYYLVQDLKCFVFSLISLHFKIKPIQS, from the exons ATGGCGAACAACGGCGATCAAGAGGAGTTCTACTTGCGATACTACGTAGGGCACAAGGGGAAGTTCGGCCATGAGTTCCTTGAGTTCGAGTTCCGCCCTGATGGGAAACTCCGCTATGCCAACAACTCCAACTACAAGAACGACACCATGATTCGCAAGGAGGTCTTCCTCACCCCCGCCGTCCTCCGCGAGTGCCGTCGCATCATCGCTGATTCCGAG ATAATGAAGGAAGATGACAATAACTGGCCGGAACCTGATAGGGTTGGTAGGCAAGAGCTGGAGATAGTTATGGGCAATGAGCATatctccttcaccacctccaaGATTGGATCCCTTGTTGATGTGCAGAGCAGCAAAGATCCAGAAGGACTTCGCATATTCTACTACCTTGTTCAG GACCTGAAGTGCTTTGTGTTCTCCCTGATCTCGCTGCACTTTAAGATCAAGCCCATCCAATCCTGA
- the LOC120272520 gene encoding bax inhibitor 1-like: MDSFFQSTPSSSWSYDSLKNLREISPVVQNHLKLVYLTLCCALASAAVGSYLHILFNIGGLLTALGFLGTGMWLIFSPPQEERKKFGLLMVSALSYGAVFGLLVEVAIEVNPSILVTAFVGTAIAFGCFSGAAIIAKRREFLFLGGILSSCLTILLWLGIATIIFGSSLAYTVELYFGLVVFLGYIVFDTQYIIERGHNGDLDYVQHALLLFTDFVAVFARIVEIMLRKEENERKKKKRSS, encoded by the exons ATGGATTCCTTCTTCCAGTCTACACCATCGTCGTCGTGGAGCTATGACTCCCTCAAGAATCTTCGAGAAATCTCTCCAGTTGTGCAGAATCACCTCAAGCTT GTATACCTGACACTATGTTGTGCCTTAGCTTCTGCTGCTGTGGGATCTTACTTGCATATCTTGTTCAACATTGGGGGATTACTGACTGCTTTAGGATTTCTTGGGACTGGGATGTGGTTGATATTCTCACCACCACAGGAAGAG AGGAAGAAATTTGGTCTTTTGATGGTGTCTGCCCTCTCATATGGGGCTGTTTTTGGTCTTCTGGTAGAAGTGGCTATTGAAGTGAATCCAAG CATACTGGTGACTGCATTTGTTGGCACTGCTATCGCCTTTGGATGTTTCTCGGGAGCTGCTATTATAGCTAAGCGCCGGGAGTTCCTTTTCTTGGGAGGCATTCTGTCATCTTGCCTTACTATTCTCCTCTGGCTTGGTATTGCCACTATAATCTTTGGTTCTTCCCTTGCCTACACTGTTGAG CTCTACTTTGGACTGGTGGTATTCCTCGGGTACATTGTGTTCGACACACAGTACATTATTGAGAGGGGTCATAACGGAGACCTTGACTATGTGCAGCATGCTCTCCTTCTGTTCACTGATTTTGTAGCCGTGTTTGCTAGAATTGTAGAAATCATG CTGAGGAAGGAGGAGaatgaaaggaagaagaagaagagatcatCTTAA
- the LOC120272268 gene encoding cell number regulator 6-like — protein MAEEKASRYVQIIKEQDEPLETIQPGELNQPIEVPQLEVRRCHECGQPLPESYEPPADEPWSTGIFACADDPDSCWSGLFCPCVLFGRNAEKLDDDDGDGHDDDNKKKNGIRRWRKACICHAIFIEGGIALGAFVTFCHGIDPRTSFLICEGLFFGWWLCGIYTGSYRQSLQRKFHLKDSPCDPCTVHCCMHWCANCQEHRELKGRLLSDNNTSTLMTLVNPPSLQQMDITHPEISTSSEH, from the exons ATGGCAGAAGAGAAAGCTTCAAGGTATGTACAAATAATCAAAGAACAAGATGAACCTTTGGAGACAATTCAACCAGGAGAACTCAATCAACCTATTGAAGTCCCTCAG TTGGAGGTGAGAAGATGCCATGAGTGTGGACAACCATTGCCGGAGAGCTACGAACCACCGGCCGATGAACCTTGGTCCACCGGAATCTTCGCTTGCGCTGATGATCCAGATTCTT GTTGGAGTGGATTATTTTGTCCTTGTGTGTTGTTTGGTAGAAATGCAGAGaaacttgatgatgatgatggtgatggtcatgatgatgataataagaaaaaaaatgggattagaAGGTGGAGAAAAGCATGCATATGCCATGCAATATTTATAGAAGGAGGGATTGCATTGGGGGCATTTGTGACATTTTGTCATGGGAttgatccaagaacttcatttCTGATTTGTGAGGGCTTGTTCTTTGGTTGGTGGCTTTGTGGAATTTATACTGGTTCTTACAGACAATCTTTGCAGAGAAAATTCCATCTGAAG GACTCTCCATGTGATCCATGCACAGTCCATTGTTGCATGCATTGGTGTGCAAATTGTCAAGAACACAGAGAACTTAAGGGAAGATTATTATCTGATAATAATACATCAACACTAATGACTCTTGTTAATCCTCCCTCTCTTCAACAAATGGACATAACTCACCCTGAGATTTCTACTTCATCCGaacattaa
- the LOC120272386 gene encoding uclacyanin-3-like, translating to MAGITPFLALLLLLVAAPALATNYTVGDSQQWNLGVNYSTWLSGKTFKVGDNLVFIYSSASHDVAEVNKADYGSCSKNNIIKTYNDGNTIIALNTTGSRYFICSFSDHCSKGMKLEVSVSGSTSTPPSGSPSPPSSSSPPPPSGGSPANGPSSQSPPPPPPPPSNGAINMSPCKISTLFFGLLVLCVGLIA from the exons ATGGCCGGAATCACACCATTTTTGGCCCTCCTCCTTCTCTTAGTAGCCGCTCCGGCCCTAGCTACCAACTATACTGTTGGTGATAGCCAACAATGGAATCTTGGTGTAAATTATTCTACATGGCTATCAGGCAAAACCTTCAAAGTTGGAGATAATCTTG tATTCATATACAGCAGCGCGAGTCATGATGTGGCCGAAGTGAATAAAGCCGATTATGGTAGTtgttcaaaaaataatattattaagaCTTACAATGATGGAAATACAATTATTGCTTTAAATACAACTGGTTCTAGGTATTTCATTTGTAGTTTTAGTGATCATTGTTCAAAAGGAATGAAACTAGAAGTTTCGGTATCGGGCTCGACTTCTACTCCGCCTAGTGGTAGTCcttcaccaccatcatcatcatcaccaccaccgcCTTCCGGTGGCTCTCCGGCAAATGGCCCGTCAAGCCAatcaccaccacctcctcctcctcctccttcaaaTGGTGCAATCAACATGAGTCCTTGTAAAATAAGTACACTTTTCTTTGGTTTATTGGTGTTGTGTGTTGGACTAATTGCTTAG
- the LOC120272448 gene encoding GATA transcription factor 26-like yields MGKQGPCHHCGATSTPLWRNGPPEKPVLCNACGSRWRTKGTLTNYFPFQAREHKNLEGTKVPEAPKLKIFSSKIKEQRIHRRMQENVTEEIEHETPYCGQNFQKFFDEDVSNRSSSGSAISFSEGCAYFAASDMNDLTASQQSVVWEPVVPSRKRACIPRPKPSSVEKLRRDLYSIMCEQQSSNISEITDSDLLYENENLSASAEIGHGGVLIRLPNSKVVEEESEASSFPINDKLYNENKVYTSDISECEKLYVLQGRDSPLSRIDLKDVISFEAFSSLFSDEEQQLLIKFLPSADTAKTQTSLKSMFFSPQFLEDLHCFQQLLLEGIFDLSLSGVDAKECNNLKNLVLNNTEKARWVEQYEQLKDVKHQKTSKHGIDETTVC; encoded by the exons ATGGGAAAGCAGGGGCCTTGCCATCACTGTGGAGCCACAA GTACTCCTCTTTGGCGTAATGGACCACCAGAAAAACCAGTGTTATGCAATGCTTGTGGGTCGAGATGGAGAACAAAGGGCACACTGACAAACTACTTCCCATTTCAAGCTCGTGAACATAAGAACCTGGAGGGAACTAAAGTGCCTGAAGCACCCAAACTGAAAATTTTTTCATCTAAGATCAAGGAGCAGAGAATTCACAGAAGGATGCAAGAGAATGTTACCGAAGAAATTGAACATGAAACACCATATTGTGGACAAAACTTCCAAAAATTTTTTGACGAAGATGTTAGCAATCGATCCAGTTCTGGATCAGCGATATCTTTTTCAGAGGGTTGTGCATATTTTGCCGCATCAGATATGAATGATTTGACAG CTTCACAGCAATCGGTTGTCTGGGAACCAGTAGTTCCATCAAGGAAAAGAGCATGCATTCCTCGGCCAAAGCCCTCTTCGGTTGAAAAGCTAAGAAGGGATCTATATTCCATTATGTGCGAACAGCAGTCATCAAACATTTCGGAAATCACTGACAGTGATCTCctttatgaaaatgaaaatctGAGTGCCTCGGCTGAAATCGGCCATGGTGGCGTTCTCATTAGGCTTCCGAACTCAAAAGTTGTAGAGGAGGAATCAGAAGCAAGCTCTTTTCCTATCAATGACAAGTTGTACAATGAAAACAAGGTGTATACAAG TGATATTTCTGAATGCGAGAAGTTGTATGTTTTGCAAGGCAGAGATTCACCCTTGAGTCGCATCGATCTAAAA GATGTTATTAGCTTCGAGGCTTTCTCGAGTCTTTTTTCTGACGAAGAGCAACAGCTACTGATAAAATTCCTGCCCTCTGCTGACACTGCCAAAACTCAGACAAG CCTTAAGAGTATGTTCTTCAGTCCTCAATTCCTGGAGGACTTGCATTGTTTCCAGCAACTCCTTCTCGAAGGTATCTTTGATCTCTCCCTGTCCGGAGTCGATGCCAAAGAATGCAACAATTTGAAGAATCTTGTGCTCAATAATACCGAAAAAGCTCGATGGGTAGAGCAATATGAACAGTTGAAG GATGTGAAACACCAAAAAACATCTAAACATGGCATCGATGAAACGACCGTTTGCTAG
- the LOC120272095 gene encoding cyclin-P4-1-like encodes MAEEWESSKVYPRVVTTLSSLLQRVVEINESSSSSSTTTKPLLSVWTTTNNGDEAKEEEEEEKKKNSSVFQGVRKPGISIKKYLERIFKYAGCSPACFVVAYVYLDRFTRHCPNLSIDSFNVHRLLITTVLLATKFLDDIYYNNAYFAKVGGISMAEMNLLEINFLFGIQFELNVAPRVFSSYCSILENEMSFESPNAGPRLHCFLSEEETNICKQKQLAQSNSKTTTQCS; translated from the exons atggCAGAAGAATGGGAGTCATCCAAAGTGTACCCAAGGGTAGTGACAAcactctcttctcttctccaaaGAGTAGTAGAGATCAatgaatcatcatcatcatcatcaacaacaacaaaaccatTACTATCAGTATGGACAACAACAAACAATGGAGATGAAGcaaaggaagaggaagaggaagagaagaagaagaattcttCAGTGTTTCAAGGAGTTAGAAAACCAGGGATAAGTATAAAGAAGTATTTGGAGCGCATCTTCAAGTATGCAGGATGTAGTCCAGCATGCTTTGTTGTGGCTTATGTCTACTTAGATCGTTTCACTCGACACTGTCCAAATCTCTCCATCGACTCTTTCAATGTTCATCGTCTTCTCATCACTACCGTCTTGCTTGCAACTAAGTTCTTGGATGACAT ATACTACAACAATGCGTACTTTGCAAAAGTCGGAGGAATTAGCATGGCAGAGATGAACTTACTGGAAATCAATTTCTTATTTGGGATTCAATTTGAATTGAATGTTGCTCCCAGAGTGTTCAGCTCTTATTGCTCCATTCTGGAGAATGAAATGAGCTTTGAATCCCCCAATGCGGGTCCCAGGTTGCACTGTTTCttatcagaagaagaaacaaacatCTGCAAACAGAAGCAACTGGCTCAGAGTAACAGCAAGACAACAACGCAGTGTTCTTAG
- the LOC120272094 gene encoding pentatricopeptide repeat-containing protein At1g02150, producing MHLIAFAAAGTVVFSPHPYVFHNPCFSSNHRELCTSEPLRRRRDFALVRCSISKVHNYGTVDYENKKALKWSSLYRRIAMMEDPEAGTAAVLQRWEAEEKTLGKWELCRVAKELRKFRRFNLALEVYEWMGAQGTRFNFTSSDLAIQLDLIAKVHGISRAEEYFSQLSEVFKDKRTFGALVNAYGKARMKEKAEAVVDIMKRKGFATDPLVYNVMMTLYMNVGEHEKIDMIIQEMRERNVPLDVYSYNIWITNCAAMENLEEMEWVFEQMASDSSINANWTTYTTLASMYIKLGAKEKAFHYLKEAEIRMTGRNRVSFNHLLGLYAAVGKKEDIFRVWSRYKSSFPSILNLGYQAMLSALIKLQDNEGAENIFDEWLSTTPLPDPRICNLLMGWYARQGLTLKAKSVLNRMVEKGGKPKPITWEILAQGYILEKQIFEALSCLQEAASFEGTHNYLWRPKPVNVANFLALCKEQNDMESMHVFLDMLKKRGCLENVEYESLVSSYTDTMVPGRR from the exons ATGCATCTCATCGCCTTCGCGGCCGCCGGCACAGTCGTCTTCTCTCCTCATCCTTACGTTTTCCACAATCCTTGCTTCTCCTCTAATCATCGGGAGTTGTGCACCTCCGAGCCGTTGCGCCGCCGGCGAGATTTCGCCCTTGTTCGATGCTCGATCTCCAAAGTCCACAACTATGGAACCGTTGACTACGAGAACAAAAAGGCGCTGAAATGGAGCTCGCTTTACCGCCGGATTGCCATGATGGAGGACCCTGAGGCCGGGACTGCGGCCGTGCTCCAGCGTTGGGAGGCTGAGGAGAAGACGCTTGGCAAGTGGGAGCTCTGCCGGGTTGCCAAGGAGCTTCGCAAGTTCAGAAGGTTTAATCTTGCCCTTGAG GTTTATGAATGGATGGGTGCCCAAGGAACCCGATTTAATTTTACTTCTAGTGACCTGGCAATACAGTTGGATTTAATTGCCAAAGTACACGGCATTTCACGAGCTGAAGAATATTTCTCACAGCTTTCCGAGGTCTTCAAAGACAAGCGAACCTTTGGTGCTCTTGTAAATGCTTATGGCAAGGCAAGAATGAAGGAAAAAGCAGAAGCTGTGGTTGATATAATGAAAAGGAAAGGCTTTGCAACTGATCCATTAGTTTATAATGTGATGATGACGCTTTACATGAATGTTGGAGAACATGAAAAAATTGACATGATCATCCAGGAAATGAGGGAGAGAAATGTGCCTCTTGATGTATACTCTTATAACATCTGGATTACAAATTGTGCAGCAATGGAGAATCTAGAGGAGATGGAATGGGTTTTTGAGCAGATGGCTTCTGACAGTAGCATTAATGCAAACTGGACTACTTACACGACACTCGCGTCCATGTATATCAAGCTAGGAGCAAAAGAGAAGgcatttcattatttaaaagaaGCAGAGATCAGAATGACAGGAAGGAATAGGGTATCTTTTAATCATCTACTCGGGTTATATGCGGCtgtaggaaagaaagaagacatattTCGGGTGTGGAGCCGGTACAAGTCTAGCTTTCCTAGCATACTAAATCTTGGCTATCAAGCGATGCTTTCAGCTTTGATCAAGTTGCAGGACAATGAAGGAGCGGAGAATATCTTTGATGAATGGCTGTCCACCACACCACTTCCTGACCCAAGGATTTGCAACCTTCTAATGGGTTGGTATGCCAGGCAAGGCCTAACTTTGAAAGCCAAGAGTGTCCTCAACCGCATGGTTGAGAAGGGTGGGAAACCGAAACCAATAACATGGGAAATACTTGCACAAGGGTATATCCTTGAGAAGCAAATCTTTGAAGCTTTGTCTTGTCTGCAAGAAGCTGCTTCATTTGAAGGTACACATAATTATTTGTGGAGACCAAAGCCTGTGAATGTGGCAAACTTTCTGGCACTTTGCAAGGAACAGAATGACATGGAGAGcatgcatgtgtttttggatATGCTAAAAAAAAGGGGATGTCTTGAAAATGTGGAGTATGAGTCGCTGGTTAGCTCATATACCGACACAATGGTGCCTGGAAGAAGATGA
- the LOC120272266 gene encoding transcription repressor OFP15-like, which yields MGKTRRFLSKFIKPKLPFFIHKSKSSNTHSFRTPEEVKEEEVEEVKEIPTSNFPTSISKEACFKAETIQEVQEEEEEEEEEEDGSEIGKSSSSSVSEFFSCTSSVCDDFHSCSSFHELLTEANNTRNSVSSVSEYFSSLEEVGSKQQLNNLNVDAGEVSQRFFFLPSSSKSIIEKSTSASVTMALCSDDPYWDFRSSMEAMVEDHKLRDHWPHLLELLNCYMKLNEKRNHRIILIAFMDLILQLSAQDS from the coding sequence ATgggaaaaacaagaagatttcTCTCAAAGTTCATCAAGCCTAAACTCCCCTTCTTCATTCACAAATCCAAAAGCTCTAACACTCATTCATTCAGAACCCCAGAAGaagtcaaagaagaagaagtagaagaagtcAAAGAGATTCCCACTTCCAACTTTCCTACTTCCATCTCCAAAGAAGCATGTTTCAAAGCTGAAACCATTCAAGAagtacaagaagaagaagaagaagaggaagaagaggaagatggaAGTGAGATTGGGAAGTCCAGTTCATCATCAGTTTCTGAATTCTTTTCATGCACTTCTAGTGTTTGTGATGACTTCCATTCATGTTCCTCATTCCATGAACTCTTAACTGAAGCAAACAACACACGCAACTCAGTTTCATCAGTTTCAGAATATTTTTCATCACTTGAGGAAGTGGGATCAAAACAACAACTCAATAATCTTAATGTTGATGCAGGTGAGGTTTCTCAGAGGTTTTTCTTCTTGCCAAGCAGTTCCAAATCAATAATAGAGAAGAGCACAAGTGCTAGTGTAACAATGGCATTGTGTTCAGATGATCCATATTGGGATTTCAGGAGCTCAATGGAGGCAATGGTGGAAGATCACAAACTGAGAGATCATTGGCCACATTTGCTTGAACTTCTTAATTGTTATATGAAGCTCAATGAGAAGAGAAATCATAGGATCATTTTGATTGCTTTCATGGACTTGATTCTTCAACTCTCTGCTCAAGACTCTTGA